One genomic window of Neisseria sp. oral taxon 014 str. F0314 includes the following:
- the ilvD gene encoding dihydroxy-acid dehydratase: MPEYRSKTSTHGRNMAGARALWRATGVMETDFGKPIIAVANSFTQFVPGHVHLHNMGQLVAREIEKAGAIAKEFNTIAIDDGIAMGHSGMLYSLPSRDLIADSIEYMVNAHCADALVCISNCDKITPGMLIAAMRLNIPTIFVSGGPMEAGKVIGVANIQPERRLDLIDAMIESADDNVSNQQVEEVEQNACPTCGSCSGMFTANSMNCLTEALGLSLPGNGSYLATHAGRKELFLEAGRMIVEITKRYYEQDDETVLPRSIATKKAFENAMTMDIAMGGSTNTILHLLAVANEAGVDFKMADIDRLSRVVPCICKTAPNNHDYYMEDVHRAGGIFAILKELDKAGKLHTDVYTIHAPTLKDAIEKWDVTNPENTHAIERFKAAPGGVRTTQAFSQNRMWKTLDLDREKGCIRNVEHAYSQDGGLAVLFGNIAERGCVVKTAGVDESILKFTGRARVFESQEAAVEGILGNQIVAGDIVIIRYEGPKGGPGMQEMLYPTSYLKSKGLGKACALLTDGRFSGGTSGLSIGHASPEAAEGGAIGLVHEGDTIEIDIPNRSINLKVSDEELAARRAEMEARGSKAWKPENRDRYVSAALRAYGAMATSADKGAVRDVSQIER; the protein is encoded by the coding sequence ATGCCAGAATACCGCTCCAAAACCTCCACCCACGGCCGCAATATGGCGGGCGCGCGCGCATTGTGGCGCGCCACCGGCGTGATGGAAACCGACTTCGGCAAGCCCATCATCGCCGTTGCCAACTCGTTTACCCAATTCGTACCCGGCCATGTCCATCTGCACAATATGGGCCAACTGGTTGCCCGCGAAATTGAAAAAGCCGGCGCCATCGCCAAAGAATTCAACACCATCGCCATCGACGACGGCATCGCCATGGGACACAGCGGCATGCTGTATTCCCTGCCCAGCCGCGATTTGATTGCCGACTCCATCGAATACATGGTGAACGCCCACTGCGCCGACGCGCTGGTGTGCATTTCCAACTGCGACAAAATCACCCCAGGAATGCTGATTGCCGCCATGCGCCTGAACATCCCGACCATCTTCGTTTCCGGCGGCCCGATGGAAGCGGGCAAGGTCATCGGCGTGGCCAACATCCAACCCGAACGCCGTTTGGACTTGATTGACGCCATGATTGAATCGGCGGACGACAATGTCAGCAACCAGCAAGTCGAAGAAGTTGAACAAAACGCCTGTCCGACCTGCGGCTCCTGCTCCGGCATGTTCACCGCCAACTCTATGAACTGCCTGACCGAAGCGCTCGGCCTGTCCCTGCCCGGCAACGGCTCCTACCTCGCCACCCACGCAGGCCGTAAAGAATTGTTCCTCGAAGCCGGCCGCATGATTGTCGAAATCACCAAACGCTATTACGAGCAAGACGACGAAACCGTGCTGCCGCGCAGCATCGCCACAAAAAAAGCGTTTGAAAACGCCATGACCATGGACATCGCCATGGGCGGTTCCACCAACACCATCCTGCATTTGCTCGCCGTCGCCAACGAAGCGGGCGTGGATTTCAAAATGGCCGACATCGACCGCCTGAGCCGCGTCGTGCCCTGCATCTGCAAAACCGCGCCCAACAACCACGACTACTACATGGAAGACGTGCACCGCGCCGGCGGCATCTTCGCCATCCTGAAAGAACTGGACAAAGCGGGCAAACTGCACACCGACGTGTACACCATCCACGCGCCGACGCTGAAAGACGCGATTGAAAAATGGGACGTGACCAATCCCGAAAACACCCACGCCATCGAACGCTTCAAAGCCGCGCCCGGCGGCGTGCGCACCACCCAAGCGTTCTCGCAAAACCGCATGTGGAAAACCCTCGACCTCGACCGTGAAAAAGGCTGTATCCGCAACGTCGAACATGCCTACTCGCAAGACGGCGGTTTGGCGGTCTTGTTCGGCAACATCGCCGAGCGCGGCTGCGTGGTTAAAACCGCAGGCGTGGACGAGAGCATCCTCAAATTCACCGGCCGCGCCCGCGTGTTTGAAAGCCAGGAAGCCGCCGTCGAAGGCATTTTGGGCAACCAAATCGTCGCCGGCGACATCGTCATCATCCGCTACGAAGGCCCCAAAGGCGGCCCCGGTATGCAGGAAATGCTGTATCCGACTTCCTACCTGAAATCCAAAGGCCTCGGCAAAGCCTGCGCCCTGCTGACGGACGGACGCTTCTCCGGCGGCACATCAGGCCTCTCCATCGGCCACGCTTCGCCCGAAGCGGCCGAAGGCGGCGCCATCGGTTTGGTGCACGAAGGCGATACGATTGAAATCGACATCCCCAACCGCAGCATCAATCTGAAAGTGTCCGACGAAGAACTCGCCGCCCGCCGTGCCGAAATGGAAGCGCGCGGCAGCAAAGCGTGGAAACCGGAAAACCGCGACCGCTACGTCTCCGCCGCCCTGCGCGCCTACGGCGCCATGGCGACTTCCGCCGACAAAGGCGCGGTGCGCGACGTATCGCAAATCGAACGCTAA
- the ubiE gene encoding bifunctional demethylmenaquinone methyltransferase/2-methoxy-6-polyprenyl-1,4-benzoquinol methylase UbiE, giving the protein MSDHKTHFGFSTVDENEKAGKVAEVFHSVAKNYDIMNDVMSGGLHRVWKRFTINTARLKKGDKVLDIAGGTGDLSRGWAKRVSKEGEVWLTDINSSMLTVGRDRLLNEGLILPVSLADAEKLPFPDNYFNLVSVAFGLRNMTHKDAALKEMQRVLKPGGTLLVLEFSKVYKPLEGVYDLYSFKLLPVMGKLIAKDADSYQYLAESIRMHPDQETLKQMMLDAGFDSVDYHNMSAGIVALHKGVKF; this is encoded by the coding sequence ATGAGCGACCACAAAACCCATTTCGGTTTCAGTACCGTAGATGAGAACGAGAAAGCAGGCAAAGTGGCCGAGGTATTCCACTCGGTAGCGAAAAACTATGACATTATGAACGACGTGATGTCGGGCGGTCTGCACCGCGTTTGGAAACGCTTTACCATCAATACCGCGCGTTTGAAAAAAGGCGACAAAGTGCTCGACATCGCGGGCGGAACGGGCGACCTGTCGCGCGGCTGGGCCAAGCGTGTGAGCAAAGAAGGCGAAGTCTGGCTGACCGACATCAACTCCTCCATGCTGACCGTCGGCCGCGACCGCCTGCTCAACGAAGGCCTGATTCTGCCCGTGTCGCTGGCCGATGCGGAAAAGCTGCCGTTCCCTGACAATTATTTCAATCTGGTTTCCGTCGCCTTCGGCCTGCGCAACATGACGCACAAAGATGCCGCGCTGAAAGAGATGCAGCGCGTGTTGAAACCGGGCGGCACGCTGCTGGTATTGGAGTTTTCCAAAGTCTACAAACCGCTGGAAGGCGTGTACGACCTGTATTCGTTCAAACTGCTGCCGGTTATGGGCAAACTGATTGCGAAAGACGCCGACAGCTATCAATATCTGGCCGAATCCATCCGTATGCACCCCGATCAGGAAACTTTGAAACAGATGATGCTGGACGCAGGTTTCGACAGCGTGGATTACCACAACATGAGCGCGGGCATCGTGGCGCTGCACAAAGGCGTGAAGTTCTGA
- a CDS encoding ATP-binding cassette domain-containing protein: MNILSVENASFAVGHVALLDKTSFQLDSGEKIGLIGRNGAGKSSFLKILAGVQKLDDGQIIVQNNLKIVYVPQESFFDKEATVFDTVAEGLGEIRDLLRRYHRVSHELEHGSDDVLLRELNELQLEIEAKDGWKLDAAVKQTLGELGLPENEKIGNLSGGQKKRVALAQAWVQKPDVLLLDEPTNHLDIDAIIWLENLLKAFEGSLVVITHDRRFLDNIATRIVELDRGILRSYPGSFSKYSEKKAQELAVEAEHNRLFDKFHAQEEAWIRKGIEARRTRNEGRVRRLEELRRQRAERRNVQGQVNFKLDSGEKSGKIIAELEHASFAYGDKVIMDKFSAILQRGDKIGLIGPNGIGKTTFLKLILGELQPTYGRIRIGSKQEVAYFDQFRSALNENDTVFYTLGQGNDYVEVGGKKKHVMSYLEDFLFHPARAQSPVSSLSGGERNRLLLAKLFTRPANILVLDEPTNDLDIDTQELLEDLLRDYQGTVFLVSHDRMFLDNVITQSIVFEGQGRLKEYIGGYQDYIDAKSREEKIQTAPAPKTTAEPEKAKPKANRTVKLSYKEQRELDALPDEIAALETEQAEINAQLSDPEIFKDYEKAGALQNRAEEIETLLLEKLERWELLEAKQNGGAV, from the coding sequence ATGAACATCTTATCCGTAGAAAACGCTTCCTTTGCCGTCGGCCATGTCGCCCTGCTCGACAAAACTTCCTTCCAACTCGACAGCGGCGAAAAAATCGGCTTAATCGGCCGCAACGGCGCGGGTAAGTCTTCGTTTCTGAAAATCCTCGCCGGCGTGCAGAAGCTCGACGACGGGCAGATTATCGTTCAAAACAACCTCAAAATCGTTTATGTGCCGCAGGAATCGTTTTTCGACAAGGAAGCCACCGTATTTGATACCGTCGCCGAAGGCTTGGGCGAAATCCGCGATCTGCTGCGCCGTTACCACCGCGTCAGCCATGAGTTGGAACACGGCTCGGACGACGTTTTATTGAGAGAACTCAACGAATTGCAGCTTGAAATCGAAGCGAAGGACGGCTGGAAGCTGGATGCGGCAGTAAAGCAGACTTTGGGCGAACTCGGTTTGCCGGAAAACGAAAAAATCGGCAACCTCTCCGGCGGGCAGAAAAAGCGCGTCGCCTTGGCGCAGGCTTGGGTGCAGAAGCCCGACGTATTGCTGCTGGACGAACCGACCAACCATTTGGACATCGACGCGATTATCTGGCTGGAAAACCTGCTCAAAGCATTTGAAGGCAGCCTGGTCGTGATTACCCACGACCGCCGTTTTCTGGACAACATCGCCACGCGCATCGTCGAACTCGACCGCGGCATTCTGCGCTCCTATCCCGGCTCGTTCTCCAAATACAGCGAGAAAAAAGCGCAAGAGTTGGCAGTCGAGGCGGAACATAACCGCCTCTTTGACAAATTCCACGCGCAGGAAGAAGCGTGGATACGCAAAGGCATCGAAGCGCGCCGTACCCGCAATGAAGGCCGCGTGCGCCGTTTGGAAGAACTGCGCCGCCAGCGCGCCGAACGCCGCAATGTGCAGGGGCAGGTCAATTTCAAGCTCGACAGCGGCGAGAAAAGCGGCAAAATCATCGCCGAGCTGGAACACGCCTCGTTTGCCTACGGCGACAAAGTCATCATGGACAAATTCTCCGCCATCTTGCAGCGCGGCGACAAAATCGGCCTAATCGGCCCCAACGGTATCGGCAAAACCACCTTCCTCAAGCTGATTTTGGGCGAATTGCAGCCGACCTACGGCAGAATCCGCATCGGCAGCAAGCAGGAAGTTGCCTATTTCGACCAGTTCCGCAGCGCGCTGAACGAAAACGACACCGTGTTTTACACACTCGGTCAAGGCAACGATTACGTCGAAGTCGGCGGCAAGAAAAAACACGTCATGAGCTATCTGGAAGATTTCCTGTTCCACCCTGCCCGCGCGCAAAGCCCCGTCTCATCGCTCTCCGGCGGCGAACGCAACCGCCTCCTGCTGGCAAAACTCTTTACCCGCCCCGCGAATATCCTGGTCTTGGACGAACCGACCAACGACCTAGACATCGACACCCAAGAGCTGCTCGAAGACCTGCTGCGCGATTACCAAGGCACGGTATTCCTCGTCTCGCACGACCGTATGTTCCTCGATAATGTAATTACCCAAAGCATTGTTTTCGAAGGACAAGGCCGTCTGAAAGAATACATCGGCGGCTATCAGGACTATATCGACGCAAAATCACGCGAAGAGAAAATTCAGACAGCCCCCGCGCCGAAAACAACCGCAGAACCGGAAAAAGCCAAACCCAAAGCCAACCGCACGGTCAAACTTTCCTACAAAGAACAGCGCGAACTCGACGCCCTCCCCGACGAAATCGCCGCCTTGGAAACCGAACAGGCGGAAATCAACGCGCAGCTTTCCGATCCCGAAATCTTCAAAGATTATGAGAAAGCCGGTGCATTGCAAAACCGCGCCGAAGAAATCGAAACACTGCTTTTGGAAAAATTGGAACGCTGGGAGCTTCTGGAGGCGAAGCAGAACGGCGGGGCCGTCTGA
- the hemF gene encoding oxygen-dependent coproporphyrinogen oxidase → MHTETVLTVLKNLQNQICAALEQEDGGAVFAREEWTGKLGVGETRVLKNGAVFEQAGVNFSHVKGSKMPASATAHRPELAGAAFEAMGVSLVIHPKNPYVPTSHANVRFFIAYPEGGEPVWWFGGGFDLTPFYPFEEDILHWHTVARDVCAPFGEGVYPEFKKWCDEYFYLKHRGETRGVGGLFFDDLNRWDFDTCLNFIKAVGEGYIEAYLPIVAKRKNTPYGERERDFQLYRRGRYVEFNLVWDRGTLFGLQSGGRTESILMSMPPLVRFEYQYAPEEGSPEARLNEFLAARDWLGELS, encoded by the coding sequence ATGCACACCGAAACCGTTTTAACCGTATTAAAAAACCTGCAAAACCAAATCTGCGCCGCGCTTGAGCAGGAAGACGGCGGGGCGGTGTTTGCGCGTGAGGAATGGACGGGCAAATTGGGCGTGGGCGAAACCCGTGTGTTGAAAAACGGCGCGGTATTCGAGCAGGCGGGCGTGAACTTTTCGCACGTGAAGGGCAGCAAAATGCCCGCTTCGGCAACGGCGCACCGCCCTGAACTGGCGGGTGCGGCGTTTGAGGCGATGGGCGTGTCGCTGGTGATTCATCCGAAAAATCCGTATGTGCCGACCAGCCATGCGAACGTGCGCTTTTTTATCGCGTATCCGGAAGGCGGCGAGCCTGTGTGGTGGTTCGGCGGCGGCTTTGATTTGACGCCGTTTTATCCGTTTGAAGAAGATATTTTGCACTGGCACACGGTCGCGCGGGACGTATGCGCGCCGTTTGGGGAAGGGGTTTATCCCGAGTTCAAAAAATGGTGCGACGAGTATTTTTACCTGAAACACCGCGGCGAAACGCGCGGCGTGGGCGGTTTGTTCTTTGACGATTTGAACCGCTGGGATTTCGACACCTGCCTGAATTTCATCAAGGCGGTCGGCGAAGGTTATATCGAGGCGTATCTGCCGATTGTGGCGAAACGCAAAAACACGCCATACGGCGAACGCGAGCGCGATTTCCAGCTTTACCGGCGCGGGCGTTATGTGGAATTTAATTTGGTTTGGGACAGGGGTACGCTGTTCGGACTGCAAAGCGGCGGTCGCACGGAAAGCATTTTGATGTCCATGCCGCCTTTGGTGCGTTTCGAGTATCAATACGCGCCCGAAGAAGGTTCGCCCGAAGCGCGGCTGAATGAGTTTTTGGCGGCACGGGATTGGCTGGGCGAATTGAGTTGA
- the rnz gene encoding ribonuclease Z — MELQFLGTGAGSPSKARNVTCTALKTGGKNNEVWLFDCGEATQHQILRTNIRPGKIRRIFITHLHGDHIFGLPGLLSSRSFLGGADGPLSLYGPAGIRRFVESALEVSQTQLSYPINFHEFVSDGLILDDGEFTVSAFGLAHSLPSFAYRIEEKERAGGLQIDRLRELGIPSGPLLGRLKNGETVTLDDGRLIDGKEYLSPPRKGRIIAVFGDTKPCRSALAAAEGADVLVHEATFAAGDEAMAEKVFHSTVSDAANLAAEAGVKQLYLTHISARYADEEQRQMLERQAQNIFPASKVVGDFDVFNI; from the coding sequence ATGGAACTGCAATTTTTAGGTACCGGAGCAGGTTCGCCGTCGAAAGCGCGCAACGTTACCTGCACCGCCCTGAAAACAGGCGGGAAAAACAACGAAGTTTGGCTGTTTGACTGCGGCGAGGCCACGCAGCACCAAATTCTGCGTACCAACATCCGGCCGGGCAAAATCAGGCGGATTTTCATCACGCACCTGCACGGCGACCATATCTTCGGCCTGCCCGGACTGCTCAGCAGCCGATCGTTTTTGGGCGGGGCGGACGGACCGCTGTCCCTGTACGGCCCCGCCGGTATCCGCCGGTTTGTCGAAAGCGCGCTGGAAGTTTCGCAAACGCAGTTGAGCTATCCGATAAACTTCCATGAATTTGTTTCAGACGGCCTCATATTAGACGACGGGGAATTTACCGTCAGTGCTTTCGGACTGGCGCACAGCCTGCCGTCCTTCGCCTACCGCATCGAAGAAAAAGAACGTGCGGGCGGCTTGCAAATAGACCGTCTGCGCGAACTCGGCATCCCGTCCGGCCCGTTGCTCGGCCGTCTGAAAAACGGCGAAACCGTAACCTTGGACGACGGGCGGCTGATTGACGGCAAAGAATACCTTTCGCCGCCGCGAAAAGGGCGGATAATCGCCGTCTTCGGCGACACCAAGCCCTGTCGGTCCGCACTGGCCGCGGCCGAAGGGGCGGATGTATTGGTGCACGAAGCAACTTTTGCCGCCGGAGACGAAGCAATGGCGGAAAAAGTTTTCCATTCCACCGTGTCCGATGCCGCAAACCTGGCCGCCGAAGCCGGGGTGAAACAACTTTACCTGACCCACATCAGCGCGCGTTATGCCGATGAGGAGCAACGGCAGATGCTGGAGCGGCAGGCGCAAAATATATTTCCCGCGTCGAAAGTGGTTGGCGATTTCGACGTATTCAATATCTGA
- a CDS encoding CAP domain-containing protein, giving the protein MMKSLAVWLVLAGLLFSLFRYVEEGELSGADLLRALPPADTSAIEGLDGLGYLNYLRKEAGLPALAKSELLERSARNHARYLTDYPDEGHDEKHTASPLFSGETPSDRAASVGYPYGGVRENVSTGRIQRGASSGGDTVRQQADGLMAAVYHRFSLLEQGIDEAGAAYEEQNGHQALVVNQGNSLYRKLCASGRLNAEPDRPFYTDACTNGAIVYADEMKPRQEIPYVVYPVGNSAVPEFYGERPDPVPDRAITGNPASIAFSETAGRIEMQSFKLYRGDEEVAPVRVLTRRNDPNRKFTDRQFALFPLNPLEYDTAYRAVFRYSRNGQKAKAEWTFRTKRPDYPYFIVKGGEKLAVSDGIEYFIRPQRRWCLKDCPDVVYQIAGGATLEVLKHMPGGIVVRMSGRRGDKARLMLDGGRNKRKAVELYLTD; this is encoded by the coding sequence ATGATGAAATCACTTGCCGTCTGGCTGGTTTTGGCCGGATTATTGTTTTCCCTGTTCCGATACGTGGAAGAGGGCGAATTATCCGGCGCCGACCTGCTTCGAGCGCTGCCGCCCGCCGATACGTCCGCCATCGAAGGCTTGGACGGACTCGGCTATCTGAACTACCTGCGTAAAGAGGCCGGGCTGCCCGCGTTGGCGAAATCCGAACTGCTGGAGCGTTCGGCGCGTAACCATGCTCGTTATCTGACGGATTACCCCGACGAGGGGCATGACGAGAAACATACCGCCAGCCCGCTGTTCAGCGGCGAAACGCCGTCCGACCGTGCCGCATCCGTCGGTTATCCGTATGGCGGCGTGCGGGAAAACGTCAGCACCGGCCGCATTCAGCGCGGCGCATCGTCGGGCGGCGATACGGTGCGGCAGCAGGCGGACGGCCTGATGGCGGCGGTGTACCACCGTTTTTCATTGTTGGAACAAGGCATCGACGAGGCGGGCGCGGCTTACGAGGAGCAGAACGGCCATCAGGCGCTGGTGGTCAATCAGGGCAACAGCCTGTACCGCAAGCTTTGCGCGTCAGGCCGTCTGAACGCCGAACCTGACCGGCCTTTCTATACGGACGCCTGCACCAACGGCGCTATCGTGTATGCGGACGAAATGAAACCCCGGCAGGAAATTCCGTATGTCGTATATCCGGTCGGCAATTCGGCCGTGCCCGAATTTTACGGCGAACGCCCCGACCCCGTACCCGACCGGGCCATAACCGGCAACCCCGCCAGTATTGCGTTTTCCGAAACGGCCGGACGCATCGAAATGCAGTCGTTCAAACTCTACCGCGGCGATGAAGAAGTCGCCCCCGTGCGTGTGCTGACCCGCCGCAACGACCCGAACCGGAAATTCACCGACCGCCAGTTCGCATTGTTTCCCCTGAATCCCTTGGAATACGATACCGCCTATCGCGCCGTGTTCCGCTACAGCCGCAACGGTCAAAAGGCAAAAGCGGAATGGACGTTCCGCACCAAGCGCCCTGATTACCCGTATTTCATCGTCAAAGGCGGCGAAAAACTGGCGGTTTCAGACGGCATCGAATACTTTATCCGCCCGCAGCGCCGCTGGTGCCTGAAAGACTGTCCCGATGTGGTTTACCAGATCGCCGGCGGGGCGACGCTGGAGGTTTTGAAACACATGCCCGGCGGCATCGTCGTGCGCATGAGCGGCAGGCGCGGCGATAAGGCGCGGCTGATGCTCGACGGAGGGCGGAACAAACGCAAAGCGGTGGAACTCTACCTGACGGATTAG
- a CDS encoding DUF971 domain-containing protein — MNHPNNRIPEEIRLQHGRGALTLVYGAEQKSLSAEFLRVFSPSAEVRGHAPGQEVLQTGKAGVTIMGLEPVGQYALKITFSDGHDSGLYDWAYLHKLAHDYDALWADYLRRMELAGASRIPSPDDLKAGPKSGHACGSGGCGGRH, encoded by the coding sequence ATGAATCACCCGAATAACCGGATACCCGAAGAAATCCGCCTGCAACACGGCCGCGGCGCACTGACTTTGGTTTACGGCGCCGAACAAAAGAGCCTGAGCGCCGAATTTTTGCGCGTATTTTCACCCAGCGCGGAAGTGCGCGGCCATGCGCCCGGGCAGGAAGTGCTGCAAACGGGCAAGGCGGGCGTTACCATCATGGGGCTGGAGCCGGTCGGACAATATGCCTTGAAAATCACTTTTTCAGACGGCCACGACAGCGGTTTGTACGACTGGGCCTATCTGCACAAACTGGCACACGACTACGACGCGCTTTGGGCGGATTACCTGCGCCGCATGGAGCTGGCGGGCGCTTCGCGCATTCCGTCTCCCGACGATTTGAAGGCCGGGCCGAAATCCGGCCATGCTTGCGGCAGCGGCGGTTGCGGCGGACGGCATTGA
- a CDS encoding C40 family peptidase, translating into MKPILKAAFLAAAVAVLASCGTTPRKPAHRPTAAHKVQPVRIGNIDHTEGSQELMLHSMGLIGTPYRWGGNKTEMGFDCSGMIQFVYKNALGVSLPRTARDMAAASRKIPDGKLKAGDLVFFSTGGAHKYSHVGLYIGNGEFIHAPSSGKTVQTEKLSKPFYAKNYLGAHTFFTD; encoded by the coding sequence ATGAAACCGATTTTAAAAGCCGCCTTTCTCGCCGCCGCAGTTGCCGTACTGGCATCCTGCGGCACCACGCCAAGAAAACCCGCGCACCGCCCGACAGCCGCACACAAGGTCCAGCCCGTGCGCATCGGCAATATCGACCATACGGAAGGTTCGCAGGAACTGATGCTGCACAGCATGGGGCTGATTGGCACGCCTTACCGCTGGGGAGGCAATAAAACCGAAATGGGCTTCGATTGCAGCGGCATGATTCAGTTTGTTTATAAAAACGCACTCGGCGTCAGTCTGCCGCGTACCGCCCGCGACATGGCCGCCGCCTCGCGCAAAATCCCCGACGGCAAACTGAAAGCCGGTGATTTGGTATTTTTCAGCACGGGCGGAGCGCACAAATATTCCCACGTCGGCCTCTATATCGGCAACGGCGAATTTATCCATGCGCCGAGCAGCGGCAAAACGGTACAGACCGAGAAACTTTCCAAGCCCTTCTATGCGAAAAACTACTTAGGCGCACATACTTTCTTTACAGATTAA